From Desulfobacterales bacterium, the proteins below share one genomic window:
- the uvrB gene encoding excinuclease ABC subunit UvrB — MTHFNLQTEMVPKGDQPKAIDTLSKGLEQGRAHQVMLGVTGSGKTFSMANVIERMGRPTLVIAPNKTLAAQLYNEFRAFFPENAVEYFVSYYDYYQPEAYIPVSDTYIQKDSSINEMIDKMRHSATRSVLSRRDVIVVASVSCIYGLGAPEDYLAMRLDLETGAEVSRDQLLKDLVAIQYERNDTDFYRGVFRVRGDRVEIFPAHEDEVAIRIEFFGDEIDAMAEIDPLTGNILLSLDRVTIFPASHYVTRQRTRKRVIDAIKAELKEQIRHFSDNRKYIEVQRIEERTNFDIEMIHELGYCNGIENYSRHLTGRLAGEPPPTLLDYFPDDFLVFIDESHITIPQIGGMYNGDRSRKQTLVEYGFRLPSALDNRPLRFDEFEARVSQAIYVSATPSHYEMENSGNAVVEQIVRPTGLVDPAIEFKPAANQVDDLLDEIRPRIERNERVLVTTLTKRMAEDLTEYYADLGIRVKYLHSDIKTLERIDIIQDLRMGEFDVLVGINLLREGLDIPEVSLVAILDADKEGFLRSTRSLIQTCGRAARNVNGTVLMYGDVITESMKKAADETNRRREIQAAYNKKHTITPATIDKKIASGFEHIYQQPAGQENGQVAEPIADYTSLDNLDSKIKRLEKEMHEAAKNLEFEKAARLRDRISDLKKLMVFDFAASP, encoded by the coding sequence ATGACACATTTTAATCTTCAAACCGAAATGGTTCCCAAGGGGGATCAGCCAAAGGCGATTGACACGCTGTCCAAAGGCTTAGAGCAGGGCAGGGCCCATCAGGTGATGCTGGGGGTGACCGGATCAGGAAAAACCTTTTCCATGGCCAATGTGATTGAGCGCATGGGCAGGCCCACGCTGGTAATCGCCCCCAACAAAACCCTGGCCGCCCAGTTGTATAATGAGTTCCGGGCATTTTTCCCGGAAAACGCAGTGGAATATTTTGTAAGCTATTATGACTATTACCAGCCGGAAGCCTATATTCCGGTGAGTGACACATATATCCAGAAGGATTCCTCCATCAATGAGATGATTGACAAGATGCGCCATTCCGCCACGCGTTCGGTATTATCGAGGCGCGATGTCATTGTGGTGGCCAGCGTTTCCTGTATATACGGACTGGGCGCACCGGAAGATTACCTGGCCATGCGCCTGGATCTGGAGACGGGCGCAGAGGTTTCAAGGGATCAACTGCTAAAGGATCTGGTCGCCATCCAGTATGAGCGAAATGATACGGATTTTTACCGGGGCGTGTTCCGGGTACGCGGCGACCGGGTGGAAATTTTTCCGGCCCATGAGGATGAGGTGGCCATCCGGATCGAATTTTTCGGCGATGAAATCGATGCCATGGCAGAGATCGATCCATTGACCGGCAATATTTTGCTTTCCCTGGACCGGGTGACCATTTTTCCGGCCAGCCATTATGTGACCCGGCAGCGCACCCGCAAACGGGTGATCGATGCCATAAAGGCGGAGCTTAAGGAGCAGATCAGACATTTTTCAGATAACAGGAAATACATCGAAGTTCAGCGTATCGAGGAGCGCACCAATTTTGACATCGAAATGATCCATGAGCTGGGCTACTGCAACGGCATTGAGAACTATTCCCGCCATCTGACGGGCCGTTTAGCAGGGGAGCCGCCGCCCACCCTGCTGGATTATTTTCCGGATGACTTTTTGGTATTTATTGACGAAAGCCATATAACAATCCCGCAGATCGGCGGCATGTATAACGGCGACCGATCGCGGAAGCAGACGCTTGTAGAATATGGCTTCCGCCTGCCCTCTGCCCTGGATAACCGGCCGCTGCGCTTTGATGAATTCGAGGCCCGCGTCTCCCAGGCGATCTATGTGTCCGCCACCCCGTCCCATTATGAGATGGAAAACAGCGGCAATGCAGTGGTCGAACAGATCGTGCGGCCCACCGGCCTGGTGGATCCGGCTATTGAATTCAAACCGGCCGCCAACCAGGTGGATGACCTGCTCGATGAAATCCGCCCCCGCATTGAGCGAAATGAACGGGTGCTGGTGACCACCCTGACCAAGCGCATGGCCGAGGACCTGACGGAATACTATGCGGACCTTGGGATTCGGGTCAAATACCTGCATTCGGATATCAAAACCCTGGAGCGCATTGACATTATCCAGGATCTGCGCATGGGGGAATTTGATGTGCTGGTGGGCATCAACCTGCTGCGGGAGGGTCTTGATATCCCCGAGGTTTCCCTGGTGGCAATTCTGGATGCCGACAAAGAAGGGTTTCTGAGATCCACCCGGTCGCTCATCCAGACCTGCGGCCGGGCGGCCCGTAATGTGAACGGTACGGTATTGATGTATGGGGATGTGATCACTGAATCCATGAAAAAGGCGGCGGATGAAACCAACCGCCGCCGGGAGATTCAGGCCGCATACAATAAAAAGCACACCATTACGCCCGCCACCATTGACAAAAAAATTGCATCCGGGTTTGAACACATCTATCAGCAGCCGGCCGGGCAGGAAAACGGGCAGGTGGCGGAACCGATCGCGGATTATACCTCACTTGATAATCTGGATAGCAAGATCAAGCGCCTGGAAAAAGAAATGCATGAGGCGGCCAAAAATCTGGAGTTTGAAAAAGCGGCCAGGCTCAGGGATCGGATCAGTGATCTCAAAAAACTGATGGTTTTTGATTTTGCGGCAAGCCCGTAA
- the uvrC gene encoding excinuclease ABC subunit UvrC: MTASLKEKATAAPSGPGVYIMKNARQRIIYVGKAANLKNRLSSYFSDSPHMDVKTGVLVRQIVAFDIIQTGSEKEALILESNLIKKHRPRYNVILKDDKRYPSLRIDMKSDYPCLQVVRKIRNDGAAYFGPFASAGAVRQTLKLINKTFRLRKCTSSRIKPRSRPCLYHQMDLCLAPCCKPVSPAVYHEIVNEVRMFLNGRTAELTAKIRSEMAAAAERQEFEKAAGLRDKLFAIEKTVEKQVAVTPDFVDRDVIGIASDPPYALLWVMFVRNGFMQGAKDFRVDEDTATDAEIIGAFLKQHYEAAPEIPEEILIPCEHEDKSLYAEWLSQKKGKKVRLHHPRRGDKVRLIRMCEENAKTRLSQRIEAEMANQSMLEGLRQQFRLDGLPRRIECVDNSGISGQELVAGMVVYADGVPDKSEYRRYIIRNVGQADDYACMAEVLGRRFDPNHTATEELPDLLVIDGGKGQLNIAVSVLDRLGLGDKFPVIGIAKADTDRGETSDKIYVPGRRNPLNLAGRKDVLYFIQRIRDEAHRYAITYHRQKRRKTAMRSRLDGIQGIGEKRKALLLKHFKSIRKIRAASVEELAGLPGMNRRAAENIQKALNAD; encoded by the coding sequence ATGACTGCCTCCCTTAAAGAAAAAGCAACGGCCGCGCCATCCGGACCGGGGGTCTATATTATGAAAAATGCCCGACAGCGGATTATTTATGTCGGCAAGGCCGCCAATCTCAAAAACCGGTTGAGCTCATATTTCAGCGACAGTCCGCATATGGATGTCAAGACAGGGGTGTTGGTCCGACAAATCGTTGCCTTTGATATCATCCAGACCGGTTCTGAAAAAGAGGCCCTGATATTAGAGTCCAACCTGATTAAAAAACACCGGCCCCGCTACAATGTGATCTTAAAGGATGATAAGCGGTATCCTTCGCTGCGGATAGACATGAAAAGCGACTACCCCTGCCTTCAGGTGGTCCGCAAAATCCGAAATGACGGGGCGGCCTATTTCGGCCCGTTCGCCTCCGCCGGCGCGGTCCGCCAGACGCTTAAGCTTATAAACAAAACATTCCGGCTGAGAAAATGCACGTCCTCCCGAATCAAGCCCCGCAGCCGGCCCTGCCTTTATCACCAGATGGATCTTTGCCTGGCGCCCTGCTGCAAACCGGTGAGCCCCGCGGTATACCATGAAATCGTCAATGAGGTGCGAATGTTTCTAAACGGCCGCACCGCTGAATTAACCGCCAAGATCAGGTCGGAGATGGCGGCTGCGGCCGAGCGCCAGGAATTTGAAAAAGCCGCCGGCCTAAGAGACAAGCTGTTTGCCATTGAAAAAACTGTTGAAAAGCAGGTGGCGGTGACCCCGGATTTCGTGGATCGCGATGTGATCGGCATAGCCAGTGATCCGCCATATGCCCTGCTTTGGGTCATGTTTGTAAGGAACGGGTTTATGCAGGGGGCAAAGGATTTTCGGGTGGATGAGGACACGGCAACGGATGCCGAGATTATCGGCGCGTTTTTAAAACAGCACTATGAAGCCGCCCCGGAAATTCCTGAAGAAATTCTGATTCCCTGTGAGCATGAAGATAAATCCCTGTATGCGGAATGGCTCTCCCAGAAAAAGGGCAAAAAAGTCCGGCTTCATCACCCGAGGCGCGGGGACAAAGTCCGGCTGATCCGAATGTGTGAAGAAAACGCGAAAACCCGGCTTTCCCAGCGGATCGAGGCGGAAATGGCCAATCAGTCCATGCTGGAGGGACTTCGGCAGCAGTTCCGGCTGGATGGGCTGCCCAGGCGTATTGAATGTGTGGACAATTCCGGAATTTCCGGGCAGGAACTGGTCGCCGGCATGGTGGTCTATGCGGACGGCGTGCCGGATAAATCCGAATACAGGCGTTATATCATCCGAAATGTGGGCCAGGCGGATGATTATGCCTGTATGGCCGAAGTGCTGGGACGGCGGTTTGATCCAAACCATACCGCCACTGAAGAATTGCCGGATCTGCTGGTTATTGACGGCGGCAAGGGCCAGTTAAATATCGCGGTATCCGTGCTGGACAGACTGGGGCTTGGGGATAAATTTCCGGTCATCGGCATTGCCAAGGCGGATACGGACCGGGGGGAGACCAGTGACAAAATCTATGTTCCCGGCCGGCGTAACCCGCTCAATCTGGCTGGCCGCAAGGATGTATTGTACTTTATTCAGCGAATACGGGATGAGGCGCATCGCTATGCCATTACCTATCACCGGCAGAAGCGGCGTAAGACGGCGATGCGTTCGCGCCTGGACGGGATTCAGGGTATCGGCGAAAAGCGTAAGGCTTTGCTGCTGAAGCATTTCAAAAGCATCCGCAAAATCAGGGCCGCCTCTGTTGAGGAACTGGCCGGGCTGCCCGGAATGAACCGCCGGGCAGCCGAAAATATTCAAAAAGCGCTGAATGCCGATTGA
- the mdh gene encoding malate dehydrogenase, which yields MDKKVTVIGAGNVGATTAQRLAEKELCDVVLIDVAEGLPQGKGLDLLEAAPIEKHDAAIIGSNGYEASAGSDIVIITAGIPRKPGMSRDDLLKTNTNIMKSVAAEAAKHSPESILIIVSNPLDAMCQVAMETSGFPKQRVMGMAGVLDSARFRTFIAMELNVSVENTHAFVLGGHGDTMVPLPRFSTVAGIPITELLSEERIEALVDRTRKGGGEIVGLLKTGSAFYAPASAAAEMAEAIIKDKKKILPCAAYLEGEYGISDIFMGVPVKLGSRGIEDIIEIQLTEEEKTDLNGSAEAVHSLMAEIRQLT from the coding sequence ATGGATAAAAAAGTAACGGTTATCGGCGCGGGCAATGTGGGGGCAACAACTGCCCAGCGGCTTGCGGAAAAGGAATTGTGTGATGTGGTTTTGATCGATGTGGCGGAAGGTCTGCCCCAGGGAAAAGGCCTTGATCTTTTGGAAGCCGCCCCCATAGAAAAACATGATGCGGCCATTATTGGCAGCAATGGATATGAGGCCTCTGCCGGTTCCGATATTGTGATCATTACCGCGGGCATCCCGCGAAAGCCCGGAATGAGCCGGGATGATCTGTTAAAAACCAATACCAACATCATGAAATCGGTTGCGGCTGAGGCGGCCAAGCATTCGCCGGAGAGCATCCTGATCATCGTCAGCAATCCCCTGGATGCCATGTGCCAGGTGGCCATGGAAACCAGCGGGTTTCCCAAACAACGGGTTATGGGCATGGCGGGCGTGCTGGATTCCGCCCGGTTTAGAACTTTTATCGCCATGGAACTCAATGTTTCAGTGGAAAACACCCATGCCTTTGTTCTGGGCGGCCACGGCGACACCATGGTCCCCCTGCCCCGGTTTTCAACCGTTGCCGGCATTCCCATTACGGAGCTTCTCTCCGAAGAGCGGATCGAGGCCCTGGTGGACCGGACGCGTAAAGGGGGCGGGGAAATCGTGGGCCTCTTAAAAACCGGCAGCGCCTTTTACGCACCCGCATCAGCGGCGGCGGAGATGGCCGAGGCGATTATAAAGGACAAAAAGAAGATACTTCCCTGTGCCGCCTACCTGGAGGGTGAATACGGGATTTCGGATATTTTCATGGGCGTGCCGGTAAAGCTCGGCAGCCGGGGAATTGAGGATATCATTGAAATCCAGCTGACCGAAGAAGAAAAAACCGATCTAAACGGTTCAGCCGAAGCGGTCCACAGCCTTATGGCGGAAATCCGGCAGCTGACCTGA
- a CDS encoding ADP-ribosylation factor-like protein: MAVLNLKNREIQCKIVYYGPGRSGKTTNLEFIHKNYTKQVAGKMISIDTHGDRTLFFDFLPLGLGKIRGCEIKAQLYTVPGQVQYRSTRELVLKGVDGIVFVADSLKVRREKNMLSLKDLHENLKNLGMDIRKIPLVLQYNKRDLEKQGLPLMPVEKMDHELNRQLKAPGFNASALTGEGVGHTLSRIMKLTLQHLQKEFQWAQDK; the protein is encoded by the coding sequence ATGGCGGTGCTGAATCTTAAAAATCGGGAAATTCAATGCAAAATCGTTTATTACGGGCCGGGACGCAGCGGCAAGACCACCAACCTGGAATTTATCCATAAAAACTATACCAAGCAGGTCGCCGGCAAAATGATTTCTATTGATACCCATGGCGACCGTACGCTGTTTTTTGATTTTCTGCCGCTTGGACTCGGCAAAATCAGAGGATGTGAGATTAAGGCCCAGCTATACACGGTTCCCGGACAGGTGCAATATCGCTCTACGCGGGAATTGGTCTTAAAAGGGGTGGATGGGATTGTTTTTGTGGCGGACTCTTTAAAAGTGCGAAGAGAAAAGAATATGCTTTCATTAAAAGACCTCCATGAAAACCTTAAAAACCTGGGGATGGATATCAGAAAAATTCCACTGGTCTTGCAGTATAATAAACGGGACCTTGAAAAACAGGGATTGCCATTGATGCCGGTTGAAAAGATGGATCATGAGCTGAATCGACAGTTGAAAGCCCCGGGCTTTAACGCCAGCGCATTGACCGGGGAAGGCGTGGGCCACACGCTGTCCCGGATTATGAAGTTGACGCTGCAGCATCTGCAGAAAGAATTTCAATGGGCGCAAGATAAATAA
- a CDS encoding cyclic nucleotide-binding domain-containing protein: MESNVVLKGNLKFIGLGELLQLLGGNASTGILKLNSHSVAHPGRIYIIDGNPVNAEAGEYKGLDALNRLFGWLDADYEFINEAVRCERVIKKSRMEIILDALRMFDDGEIEILGGDGDDVKSGSGSDEASDLPVIKGPLVDYIYIVDEEEFPAGKEIVFQEKYGNWFWVVLQGKVEVIRMLPEGRVPINQLSDGAFIGSIGSFMRKGSVQRSATVVAITDVQLGVMDYDLLFKEFSELSPVFQLILASLDNRLRQVTTNCARALLNMVQAQKRMDDFQTFTHQKNEEAVYQIQNGEAIVVRSLNKGFIELCRLGPSDIIGHIPFLNTAHEPHSAALYVSPDFEYAPLNLNPVRKEFNQLSQTFKNLIQHTAASISVTTRRFFDTMNVGQTDQ, encoded by the coding sequence ATGGAATCCAATGTTGTATTAAAGGGCAACCTTAAATTTATCGGATTGGGGGAACTGCTCCAATTGCTGGGCGGCAATGCCAGCACCGGCATTTTGAAACTGAACTCCCATAGTGTAGCCCATCCCGGGCGTATCTATATTATCGACGGCAATCCGGTGAATGCGGAAGCCGGCGAATATAAGGGCCTTGATGCGTTAAATCGGCTCTTCGGCTGGCTCGATGCGGACTACGAGTTCATCAATGAAGCCGTCCGCTGTGAACGGGTTATCAAAAAAAGCCGCATGGAAATTATCCTGGATGCCCTGCGAATGTTTGATGATGGAGAAATCGAAATACTCGGCGGTGACGGGGATGATGTGAAAAGCGGGTCTGGCTCGGATGAGGCTTCTGATCTGCCGGTTATTAAGGGGCCGCTCGTTGATTATATCTACATCGTGGATGAAGAAGAATTTCCTGCCGGCAAAGAGATTGTTTTCCAGGAAAAATACGGCAACTGGTTCTGGGTCGTACTGCAGGGCAAAGTGGAAGTGATTCGAATGCTGCCGGAGGGCCGTGTCCCGATTAATCAGCTTTCCGACGGGGCGTTTATCGGCAGTATCGGCTCATTCATGCGCAAAGGCAGTGTTCAGCGAAGCGCCACCGTGGTAGCGATTACGGATGTGCAATTGGGGGTGATGGATTATGACCTTTTATTTAAAGAGTTTTCCGAGTTGTCCCCGGTTTTCCAGTTGATCCTGGCTTCTCTGGATAACCGTCTGCGGCAAGTTACCACGAACTGCGCCCGGGCCCTGCTAAACATGGTACAGGCTCAAAAACGGATGGATGACTTTCAGACATTTACGCACCAGAAAAACGAAGAGGCGGTATATCAGATACAAAACGGAGAGGCCATTGTGGTTCGCAGTCTGAATAAGGGCTTTATCGAATTGTGCCGACTCGGTCCCAGCGATATTATCGGGCACATTCCCTTTTTAAATACCGCCCATGAACCGCATTCAGCAGCTCTGTATGTGTCTCCGGATTTTGAATATGCGCCCCTGAATCTCAACCCGGTGAGAAAAGAATTCAACCAACTGAGTCAGACATTTAAAAATTTAATTCAGCACACCGCCGCTTCCATATCTGTCACCACCCGGCGGTTTTTTGACACCATGAATGTGGGACAGACGGATCAGTAA
- a CDS encoding PilZ domain-containing protein, giving the protein MGENKRRHERYDSLNLISYVCLDADGKEWTQGMGRTLNISETGLQLETHEAIESKYVVLLSIGIEDDLVDIRGKVVYCNRGKENKFESGIEFLEVPPEAYTILKRYISEFNKQYSK; this is encoded by the coding sequence ATGGGAGAGAATAAAAGACGACACGAGCGTTATGATTCCCTGAATCTCATTTCCTATGTATGCCTGGACGCAGACGGCAAAGAATGGACACAGGGAATGGGCCGGACGCTAAACATCAGCGAGACCGGTCTTCAACTGGAAACGCATGAAGCCATTGAAAGCAAATACGTGGTTTTGCTTTCCATCGGTATTGAAGATGATCTCGTCGATATCCGGGGCAAGGTGGTATACTGCAATCGCGGCAAGGAAAACAAGTTTGAGTCAGGAATTGAATTTCTTGAAGTGCCGCCGGAGGCATATACCATTCTGAAGCGCTATATCAGCGAATTTAACAAGCAATATAGCAAATAG
- a CDS encoding phosphoribosylaminoimidazolesuccinocarboxamide synthase → MGQAIFQTDFSDLELTRQGKVRDIYELSDQLLMVATDRISAFDVVMPNPVPDKGRILNHISLFWFDIMTDIVANHVITSDVDAYPAACQPYKDILKDRSMLVKKTEPLPVECVVRGYISGSGWKSYQQNSEVCGIKLPAGLKESDPLPEPIFTPSTKAEFGEHDINITFEAVVDLIGRRTAEHIRDLSLSIYQKGAAIAEEKGIIIADTKFEFGYDGDQLILIDEVLTPDSSRFWPKATYQPGGPQPSYDKQYLRDYLLSLDWDKTPPAPMLPEEVIANTRQKYMDALNSLVGRTHEF, encoded by the coding sequence ATGGGACAGGCAATATTTCAGACGGATTTTTCAGATCTTGAGCTGACGCGACAGGGAAAAGTAAGGGATATTTATGAATTGAGCGATCAGCTGTTAATGGTGGCGACGGATCGCATCTCCGCATTTGATGTGGTTATGCCCAATCCGGTGCCGGATAAAGGCAGGATACTGAATCACATCTCCCTTTTCTGGTTTGATATCATGACGGATATTGTCGCCAATCACGTCATAACTAGCGATGTGGATGCATACCCGGCCGCCTGTCAGCCTTACAAGGATATTCTAAAAGACCGAAGCATGCTGGTCAAAAAAACCGAACCATTGCCCGTGGAATGCGTCGTAAGGGGCTATATTTCCGGGTCCGGATGGAAATCCTATCAACAGAACAGCGAGGTTTGCGGTATCAAACTGCCCGCCGGCCTCAAAGAATCGGATCCGCTGCCTGAGCCGATTTTTACCCCCTCCACCAAAGCGGAGTTTGGTGAGCATGACATCAATATTACATTCGAGGCGGTGGTGGATCTGATTGGCCGCCGGACCGCGGAGCATATCCGGGACTTGAGTCTCTCCATTTATCAAAAAGGCGCGGCCATCGCCGAAGAAAAAGGGATTATAATTGCTGATACGAAATTCGAATTCGGCTATGACGGGGATCAATTGATCCTGATCGATGAGGTGCTAACCCCAGATTCATCAAGATTCTGGCCAAAGGCCACCTATCAGCCCGGCGGTCCCCAGCCGAGCTACGACAAACAGTATTTAAGGGATTATCTGCTCTCCCTTGACTGGGACAAAACACCGCCTGCCCCGATGCTTCCGGAGGAGGTCATCGCCAATACCCGACAGAAATACATGGATGCCCTGAACTCCCTGGTCGGCCGCACGCATGAATTTTAA
- a CDS encoding ParB/RepB/Spo0J family partition protein, which translates to MNFNTASVRLSLIDQGDNTYKISTRPSDSQLASSIKALGCLNPPILYPIKPAGYLIVSGFRRLAAAEQLGWSRIPARIMPSDIETYDIAGIAIADNAQHRELNLIEQARAVEKLAPFFSNTAELINFGKNLGLSLNQRLISRLKRLRRLSDSVQAQILSGAIPLTIALALEKLEPPAAEALADFFDGLRPTLNQQKEMLEWIQEIAGACDQSIPDVLKTTPIPEILADQDLDRPQKLKKVRNVLKERRYPTICRFEAVMEKNRKALNLPADIRLSAPAGLEDDRFSMTITFRSPLEFKERIEALSNMADDPRFTAIVDKQIDDQAPLY; encoded by the coding sequence ATGAATTTTAACACCGCTTCAGTTCGGCTGTCTTTGATCGATCAAGGGGATAATACGTATAAAATCTCAACGCGTCCATCCGATTCGCAGCTCGCGTCCTCAATAAAGGCTCTCGGATGCCTCAATCCGCCCATTCTGTATCCGATTAAGCCCGCCGGGTATTTAATTGTCAGCGGGTTCCGACGCCTTGCGGCAGCTGAGCAGCTGGGCTGGTCCCGCATTCCGGCGCGTATCATGCCGTCGGATATCGAAACATACGATATCGCGGGGATTGCAATTGCGGATAACGCTCAGCATCGGGAACTCAATCTCATTGAACAGGCCCGGGCGGTTGAAAAACTGGCGCCATTTTTTTCTAACACAGCAGAGCTGATCAATTTTGGCAAAAATCTCGGCTTGTCTTTAAACCAGCGGCTCATCTCCCGCCTTAAGCGGCTGCGTCGCCTTTCGGATTCGGTCCAGGCGCAGATTCTGTCCGGGGCCATTCCCCTGACCATCGCCCTTGCCTTAGAAAAACTGGAACCTCCGGCAGCCGAGGCTTTGGCTGATTTTTTTGATGGGCTGCGGCCGACTTTGAATCAGCAAAAGGAGATGCTGGAGTGGATCCAGGAAATCGCCGGGGCTTGCGATCAATCCATACCCGATGTTCTTAAAACCACCCCGATTCCGGAGATACTTGCGGACCAAGATCTCGATCGGCCGCAGAAATTAAAAAAAGTTCGGAACGTTTTGAAAGAGCGGCGGTATCCGACGATCTGCCGTTTTGAGGCTGTGATGGAAAAAAACCGCAAGGCCCTTAATCTGCCGGCCGATATTAGGCTTTCCGCCCCGGCCGGTTTAGAAGACGACCGGTTTTCAATGACCATAACATTTCGCTCGCCGCTTGAATTCAAAGAGCGAATTGAAGCCCTGTCGAATATGGCCGATGATCCCCGCTTTACTGCGATTGTAGATAAGCAAATTGACGATCAAGCACCTCTATATTGA
- a CDS encoding DNA photolyase produces the protein MTIKHLYIDKDVADFPLTRQIQSRLNIPAEVVDSAESVFRAIAGLPDPVSAGKQRLFVTHNKGAFIRPCPGTRCYTCCRYMILHIGTFCLMDCAYCILQSYFHPPMLQYYVNQAAMMAALDQAFAQRRFRRIGTGEFTDSLIWESIDAISEKLIKKFSTQSQMVLEIKTKTTRIDHLLDLAHNRKTIMAWSLNTETVIKREERRTAGLEARLKAAYRCQQAGYPLAFHFDPLILYPGCEQEYADVLDRLFTRINPDQIVWISVGSFRFMPDLKPIVARRFPDSKIIYGEFIKGLDGKMRYFKPLRHALYKKFIDDIKARAPDLCVYFCMEDEKTWEHVFGFRPADHGGLPAMLDNSAIRHCGLSP, from the coding sequence TTGACGATCAAGCACCTCTATATTGACAAAGACGTGGCGGATTTTCCGCTCACCCGGCAGATTCAATCCCGGCTCAACATCCCCGCAGAAGTCGTCGATTCGGCGGAATCCGTATTCCGCGCCATTGCCGGCCTGCCCGATCCGGTAAGTGCCGGCAAACAGCGGCTGTTCGTCACCCATAATAAGGGCGCGTTTATCCGGCCCTGCCCGGGCACCCGCTGCTATACCTGCTGCCGCTACATGATCCTTCATATCGGCACCTTTTGTTTGATGGATTGCGCCTATTGTATCCTTCAGTCCTATTTCCACCCCCCCATGCTGCAGTATTATGTCAACCAGGCGGCCATGATGGCCGCCCTTGATCAGGCCTTCGCCCAAAGGCGGTTTCGGCGCATCGGTACCGGCGAATTTACGGACAGCCTGATCTGGGAATCCATTGATGCGATTTCGGAAAAACTGATTAAAAAATTTTCCACACAATCCCAGATGGTATTGGAGATAAAGACCAAAACCACGCGGATTGATCATTTGCTGGATTTGGCGCACAACCGGAAAACCATTATGGCCTGGTCTTTAAACACCGAAACGGTGATAAAAAGAGAGGAACGACGAACAGCCGGTTTAGAGGCCAGACTCAAGGCGGCTTACCGGTGCCAGCAGGCCGGTTACCCCCTGGCCTTTCATTTTGACCCCCTTATTCTTTATCCCGGATGCGAACAGGAGTATGCGGATGTGTTGGACCGGCTTTTCACCCGGATCAATCCGGATCAGATCGTCTGGATCAGCGTCGGCAGTTTTCGGTTTATGCCGGATTTAAAACCGATTGTTGCCCGTCGGTTTCCGGATTCCAAGATTATTTACGGCGAGTTTATTAAAGGCCTGGACGGCAAAATGCGATATTTTAAACCCCTGCGGCATGCCCTTTATAAAAAATTCATCGATGATATCAAAGCCCGGGCCCCGGACCTATGCGTCTACTTCTGCATGGAAGATGAAAAAACATGGGAACATGTATTTGGATTCCGGCCCGCGGATCACGGGGGGCTGCCGGCGATGCTTGACAATTCGGCCATCAGGCACTGCGGTCTGAGCCCATAA